From Synechococcus sp. A10-1-5-1, a single genomic window includes:
- a CDS encoding efflux RND transporter permease subunit, with protein MLERLLNATLRFSIARRWLIVAAAILVSTWGLFAIQQMPLDVFPPFAPPQVDVQTNATGLAPAEVEKDITLPIESALQGVPGVETVRSSSKVGLSMVQVVFAADVDINQARQAVSERLQPVRSQLPPTADEPEISPLVSPLGTVLQVAFSLKPGGSTPELELRQLVASSFTHPLLEIPGVAQVTIYGGDEIQQQVWVDPAKLHRNQLSLTQVGEAAAAASHSGPGGFLIQGGREALVRIDGSARSSETLAQSAVKGRNGTSISLRDVAEVRRGGALRRGEASFNGAPAVVLMVNKQPDVDTPTVTQAVEERINAISRTLPKDVEIQITFRQANFIDTAIRNVSSSLISGVVIVALIITLFLMNWRAALISLSAIPLSLLIGLLLMKALGLGINTMTLGGLVVAIGSVVDDSIVDMENCYRGLRRNQRATDPKNPLDVVYETSLEVRQPVMLSTLIILVVFTPIFSLSGVEGRIFEPMGLAYLLSIGASTLVAVTLSPALCALLLAPRALPIQNTWIVDRAERLYRPILEATLKSPRRVLTTALACVVATALILPSLGRVFLPEFREQSLVNSMVLYPGVSLEMTSRAGAALSHSLSGDPRFQWVQVRAGRAPGDADGAGVNMAHVDVELSDQAMADRSGAIRALREAFLRLPGVAPNVGGFISHRMDEVLSGVRSAIAVKIYGPDLEELRRIGEEVREAIHPIEGVVDLQLDPQLPIQQVRVQFNRNAVMASGSTIQELATQAEIALNGKVVGRIHDGQQSLDVFVGVPEDDRNDLDAIRALPLLTGSGTLIRLGELASVDYDLGANIVNREDVSRLIVVSANVSDRPLGSVVHDIQRTLTKRIKLPRGYVIRYGGQFEAEERATFNLLTYSLLAAAVITLLMWMAVRSWPATLAIVINLPLALVGGLVAVVISGGVLSIASLVGFITLFGVAVRNGLLLVDNYSRRHASSQTLTEVLREGSLERLNAILMTALTSALGMLPLALAFGAGNEILQPLAIVVLGGLPTSTLLTLVVLPALYAQFGTALLSQAPKNGLRR; from the coding sequence ATGCTTGAGCGTCTCCTCAACGCCACGCTTCGGTTTTCGATCGCCCGCCGCTGGCTCATCGTCGCCGCAGCCATCTTGGTCAGTACCTGGGGGCTCTTCGCCATCCAGCAGATGCCGCTGGATGTTTTCCCTCCCTTTGCACCGCCGCAGGTGGACGTCCAGACCAATGCAACGGGACTAGCACCGGCGGAGGTCGAAAAGGACATCACCCTCCCAATCGAGTCAGCCCTACAGGGAGTCCCCGGGGTGGAAACAGTGCGGTCATCGTCCAAGGTCGGGCTGTCGATGGTGCAGGTGGTCTTCGCGGCTGATGTGGACATCAACCAGGCCCGGCAGGCCGTCTCCGAACGCCTCCAGCCGGTGCGGTCGCAACTGCCCCCAACGGCTGATGAGCCGGAAATTTCACCCCTGGTCTCTCCGCTAGGCACGGTCCTGCAGGTCGCCTTCAGCCTCAAGCCTGGGGGAAGCACACCGGAACTCGAACTCCGCCAACTAGTGGCGTCGAGCTTCACTCATCCGCTGCTGGAGATTCCCGGCGTGGCGCAGGTGACGATTTACGGGGGAGATGAGATCCAGCAACAGGTATGGGTTGACCCAGCCAAACTCCACCGGAATCAACTCTCCCTCACTCAAGTTGGGGAAGCGGCCGCTGCCGCAAGCCACAGCGGTCCTGGCGGTTTTCTAATCCAAGGCGGGCGAGAAGCCCTAGTGCGCATTGATGGCAGCGCACGCTCGAGTGAGACCTTGGCGCAATCCGCCGTGAAAGGACGCAACGGAACGTCGATCTCCCTAAGGGATGTCGCAGAAGTCCGCAGAGGAGGAGCCTTGCGGCGTGGGGAAGCCAGCTTCAACGGTGCGCCAGCCGTCGTGCTGATGGTCAATAAACAACCGGATGTCGATACACCAACAGTGACGCAGGCGGTGGAGGAACGCATCAACGCCATCAGCCGGACACTACCTAAAGACGTTGAGATTCAAATCACGTTCCGACAGGCCAACTTCATCGACACGGCCATCAGAAATGTCAGTTCATCATTGATCTCCGGAGTGGTGATCGTCGCCCTGATCATCACGCTGTTTCTGATGAACTGGCGGGCAGCGCTGATTAGCCTGAGTGCGATTCCCCTCTCGCTGCTGATTGGTCTCTTGCTGATGAAGGCCTTGGGGTTAGGAATCAACACCATGACGTTGGGCGGTCTCGTTGTCGCGATCGGATCGGTCGTTGATGACTCGATCGTCGACATGGAGAACTGCTATCGAGGATTGCGGCGCAATCAAAGAGCAACCGACCCCAAGAATCCCTTGGATGTGGTCTATGAGACCTCTCTAGAAGTGCGCCAGCCAGTGATGCTCTCCACTCTGATCATCTTGGTGGTTTTCACACCGATCTTTTCTCTCTCCGGTGTCGAGGGACGAATCTTTGAACCGATGGGACTGGCCTACCTGCTCTCGATTGGAGCATCAACCCTGGTCGCCGTCACCTTGTCGCCAGCCCTTTGTGCATTGCTGCTCGCTCCAAGAGCACTGCCGATCCAAAACACATGGATCGTGGATCGGGCGGAGCGTCTCTATCGACCCATCCTCGAGGCAACCCTCAAATCACCCCGTCGTGTCCTAACAACTGCTTTGGCCTGTGTCGTAGCGACCGCTCTGATTCTGCCCAGTCTGGGACGGGTCTTCCTTCCTGAGTTCAGAGAGCAATCCCTGGTGAACTCAATGGTTCTCTACCCCGGGGTGTCATTGGAGATGACCAGCCGAGCGGGGGCAGCGCTAAGCCACTCACTCAGTGGGGATCCTCGATTCCAGTGGGTGCAGGTTCGAGCGGGACGCGCACCCGGTGATGCCGATGGGGCCGGGGTAAACATGGCCCATGTGGATGTGGAGTTAAGCGATCAGGCCATGGCTGATCGCTCCGGGGCCATTCGTGCTCTGCGAGAGGCTTTTTTGCGGCTGCCGGGCGTCGCACCAAATGTCGGAGGCTTCATCTCCCACCGAATGGATGAGGTGCTCTCAGGAGTGAGAAGTGCCATTGCGGTCAAGATCTACGGGCCAGACCTCGAGGAACTACGCAGGATCGGAGAGGAAGTCCGCGAGGCCATCCATCCAATCGAAGGAGTTGTCGATCTACAACTTGATCCGCAATTACCCATCCAGCAGGTGCGCGTGCAGTTCAACCGCAACGCAGTGATGGCCAGCGGCAGCACGATTCAGGAGCTGGCGACTCAGGCCGAGATCGCATTGAACGGAAAAGTAGTCGGCCGCATCCATGATGGACAGCAATCCCTGGACGTGTTTGTTGGCGTCCCAGAGGATGATCGCAACGACCTGGATGCGATTCGAGCCCTTCCGCTCTTGACTGGATCGGGCACATTGATCCGCCTAGGGGAGTTGGCCTCAGTCGACTACGACCTTGGTGCAAATATCGTCAATCGTGAGGATGTCTCACGGTTGATCGTCGTCTCGGCCAATGTCAGCGATCGGCCTCTCGGCTCAGTGGTGCATGACATCCAGCGCACCCTCACCAAGAGGATCAAGCTCCCAAGAGGCTATGTGATTCGCTACGGCGGGCAGTTCGAGGCAGAAGAACGCGCGACTTTCAATTTGCTGACCTACAGCTTGCTTGCTGCCGCGGTGATCACGCTTTTGATGTGGATGGCCGTGCGCTCCTGGCCAGCCACGCTGGCGATCGTGATCAATCTTCCCCTGGCCCTTGTGGGTGGCCTGGTAGCAGTTGTCATCAGTGGTGGCGTGCTCTCCATTGCCTCCCTCGTGGGCTTCATCACCCTGTTCGGTGTGGCCGTGCGCAACGGACTACTACTGGTCGATAACTACAGCCGCCGCCATGCCTCCAGTCAGACGCTGACGGAAGTGCTGCGTGAAGGAAGTCTGGAACGGCTCAACGCAATCTTGATGACAGCCCTCACCTCCGCACTCGGCATGCTGCCCCTTGCCCTGGCATTCGGGGCAGGGAACGAGATCCTGCAGCCGCTAGCCATCGTTGTGCTTGGTGGATTGCCCACTTCAACGCTGCTGACCCTCGTGGTGCTCCCTGCGCTCTACGCCCAGTTCGGCACGGCACTCTTGAGCCAAGCGCCAAAGAATGGCCTCCGCCGTTAG
- a CDS encoding DUF3721 domain-containing protein, with protein MIGILPQASIAHSKGIYKTEAAALEQAKKLGCEGAHQNNGAWMPCRDEAELHRAQRKQ; from the coding sequence ATGATTGGCATCCTTCCACAGGCTTCCATCGCCCACAGCAAAGGGATCTACAAGACAGAAGCAGCTGCACTCGAGCAAGCAAAGAAGCTCGGATGCGAAGGCGCCCATCAAAACAATGGTGCATGGATGCCTTGCCGTGACGAAGCTGAACTGCATCGAGCCCAAAGAAAGCAATGA
- a CDS encoding FAD-dependent monooxygenase — protein MTPPPRFIVVGAGPAGLSLALKLAEGGAQVELIEASERFSRQFRGDALMPSGQEALARMGLLPLLEHLPQRPLEGWSVWLERERLFQVAEPLGSLQPCRLVPQKTLLEALLERALRCPTLHWRPGQAVRRVVQRGARISGVELSNGEQLEADLVIGCDGRGSLLRQQAGIQLRTSGKPLELLWFELPGPIPKDCVWGFQTLVAGGRIGSACLNASGQLQLAWLLRKEDSAEGLNAEAWAERLETLAPEPLAQLLRERGNALSAPVRFKVQVGMAERWWQPGLLLLGDAAHPMSPVRAQGINLALRDSAVAAEQLLAGQNLDTAAETIERRRRPEVNRLQSLQLAEARQGHWIGSTDALRHGLALSRGLMGPIARRVWMARQRPLRDGLPGQLPKPKLLAP, from the coding sequence GTGACCCCACCGCCCCGTTTCATCGTTGTCGGAGCGGGACCCGCTGGCCTGAGCCTCGCGCTCAAGCTTGCCGAAGGCGGAGCCCAGGTCGAGCTCATCGAAGCCAGTGAGCGCTTCAGCCGGCAGTTCCGTGGTGATGCCCTGATGCCCAGCGGCCAGGAGGCCCTGGCCCGAATGGGGCTGCTGCCGCTGCTGGAGCACCTGCCGCAGCGGCCCCTGGAGGGATGGAGCGTCTGGCTCGAGCGCGAGCGCCTATTCCAGGTGGCAGAACCCCTGGGATCCCTGCAACCCTGCCGGCTCGTGCCCCAGAAGACCTTGCTGGAGGCACTGCTCGAGCGGGCGCTGCGCTGCCCCACGCTGCACTGGCGCCCTGGGCAAGCCGTCCGGCGCGTGGTTCAACGGGGGGCGCGCATCAGTGGCGTGGAACTCAGCAACGGCGAGCAACTGGAGGCCGACCTGGTGATCGGCTGCGATGGCCGCGGATCACTCCTACGTCAACAGGCAGGGATCCAGCTCCGCACCTCGGGCAAGCCCCTGGAGCTGCTGTGGTTTGAATTGCCCGGGCCAATCCCCAAGGACTGCGTCTGGGGTTTCCAGACCCTCGTTGCCGGAGGGCGGATCGGCAGTGCCTGCCTGAATGCCTCGGGCCAACTGCAGCTGGCCTGGTTGCTCAGGAAAGAGGACAGCGCTGAGGGTCTCAACGCCGAGGCCTGGGCCGAGCGACTGGAAACACTGGCGCCAGAGCCCCTAGCCCAGCTGCTTCGGGAGCGGGGGAACGCGCTTAGTGCTCCAGTGCGCTTCAAGGTCCAGGTCGGCATGGCGGAGCGCTGGTGGCAACCAGGCCTTCTCTTGCTTGGCGATGCCGCCCACCCGATGAGTCCGGTTCGCGCCCAGGGCATCAACCTGGCCCTGCGGGACAGCGCTGTTGCCGCCGAACAGCTGCTGGCCGGCCAGAACCTTGACACCGCAGCGGAAACAATCGAGCGCAGACGGCGACCGGAGGTCAATCGATTGCAGAGCCTGCAGCTGGCCGAGGCACGCCAGGGCCACTGGATTGGAAGCACTGATGCACTGCGCCACGGGTTAGCGCTGAGCCGAGGCCTGATGGGCCCGATCGCCAGACGGGTTTGGATGGCCCGGCAGCGGCCCTTAAGGGATGGACTCCCGGGGCAGCTGCCGAAGCCAAAGCTGCTAGCGCCCTAA
- a CDS encoding MerR family transcriptional regulator, with protein sequence MCFRHRVMTVMHVVVMLLRHHRSSPHGCGGDGSKQTVHGRARADQSLEPPPTGESIRFYWDEGLLEPTSSSQSRNRRFNEQMFAELALISRLRAMDLPLVNVAYSSPPSEARWKRQGPAWLSGPC encoded by the coding sequence ATGTGCTTCCGGCATCGCGTGATGACCGTGATGCATGTGGTCGTGATGCTCTTGCGTCATCACCGGAGCAGCCCACATGGTTGTGGCGGTGATGGCAGCAAGCAGACGGTTCACGGAAGGGCCAGGGCTGATCAATCATTAGAGCCTCCACCAACTGGAGAGTCAATCCGTTTCTACTGGGATGAGGGCTTGCTGGAGCCCACTTCAAGCAGTCAATCGCGCAATCGACGCTTCAACGAACAGATGTTCGCGGAGTTGGCCTTGATCTCTCGCTTGCGGGCTATGGATCTTCCACTCGTCAACGTCGCGTACTCCAGTCCACCCTCAGAAGCAAGGTGGAAGAGACAGGGGCCCGCTTGGTTGAGCGGTCCCTGTTGA
- the cysK gene encoding cysteine synthase A produces MAAIFSDNSLTIGRTPLVQLNRITEGCGARVLAKIEGRNPAYSVKCRIGAAMVAAAERDGLLGPGKELIEPTSGNTGIALAFVAASKGIKLTLTMPETMSLERRKLLTAFGAHLELTEGRLGMTGAVNRAKDIAASDPDRYVLLQQFVNPANPQVHHDTTGPEIWSDTDGNVDVFVSGVGTGGTLTGVSRYIKNTLDKPLHTVAVEPINSPVISQTKGGHALQPGPHKIQGIGAGFVPGNLDLAMVDSVEQVSDEDAVEMARRLAKEEGILAGISCGAAAVAALRLAKDPAHAGKTIVVVLPDSGERYLSSVLFEGIFNERGLPIA; encoded by the coding sequence ATGGCCGCGATCTTCAGCGACAACAGCCTCACGATCGGGCGCACCCCACTGGTTCAGCTGAACCGCATCACTGAGGGCTGCGGAGCGCGGGTGCTGGCCAAGATCGAAGGTCGTAATCCCGCCTACTCGGTGAAGTGCCGGATCGGTGCGGCCATGGTCGCGGCAGCTGAGCGCGACGGTCTGCTCGGCCCCGGCAAAGAACTGATTGAGCCCACCAGCGGCAACACGGGCATCGCCTTGGCCTTCGTGGCAGCGAGTAAGGGGATCAAGCTCACCTTGACCATGCCAGAGACGATGAGCCTGGAGCGGCGCAAGCTGCTGACGGCCTTTGGCGCCCATCTGGAACTCACCGAGGGCCGGCTCGGAATGACAGGGGCGGTGAACCGGGCCAAGGACATCGCCGCGAGCGACCCCGATCGCTACGTGCTGCTGCAGCAGTTCGTGAATCCCGCGAATCCTCAGGTGCACCACGACACCACGGGGCCTGAGATCTGGAGCGATACCGATGGCAATGTCGACGTCTTTGTCTCCGGCGTCGGCACAGGCGGCACCCTGACCGGGGTGAGCCGCTATATCAAGAACACCCTGGATAAGCCCCTGCATACGGTGGCGGTTGAGCCGATCAACAGCCCGGTGATCAGCCAGACCAAGGGCGGCCATGCCCTGCAGCCCGGTCCCCACAAGATCCAGGGCATCGGTGCTGGCTTCGTCCCAGGGAACCTGGACCTGGCCATGGTCGACTCGGTCGAGCAGGTCAGCGATGAAGACGCTGTGGAGATGGCCCGTCGCCTCGCCAAGGAGGAGGGGATCTTGGCCGGCATCAGCTGCGGGGCTGCCGCGGTGGCAGCCCTTCGCCTGGCCAAGGATCCAGCCCATGCCGGCAAGACCATCGTCGTGGTCCTCCCCGACTCCGGTGAGCGCTATCTGAGCTCGGTTCTCTTTGAGGGGATCTTC
- a CDS encoding heavy metal translocating P-type ATPase — MAKDPICGMVVPTATALSATRAGRTYYFCSEGCQQTFLAPQQQLRRMRRRIGIALSGVLALAILRASAFLALAAGVSIINMTPVAQLPWLTWGVWLFLLATPVQVFGGWSFYVGAWSALRRRALNMDVLIALGTSVAYAYSVVVVFAPQWLPVGIDEGSVYFEVSAVVITFVLLGQYMEEIIKQRSSAAVRRLLDLQPANATVIRSGQEMTVPAETVRLGDLVLVRPGEKVPTDGVVVGGTSSVDEALVTGESLPVSKQTGSELIGGTLNGPGLLRFEATRVGADTALAQIIRIVEEAQVSSAPVQVLADRVAAWFVPAVVTLAFGAFALWTLAGSFSSGLLAFIAVLVISCPCALGIATPAALMVGVGKGAELGILIRSGEVLERVEQLTTVVFDKTGTLTQGKPSLTQVVPLGERTRQVILQLAAALEHGSEHPLASALLEAAAAEGLPLLPTVDFEAQVGEGVQAVVSGRNLWLGNRTLAERFIDELSEGVEHQLQQLEAAGNTVMVLGHGPEVLGLLAVADTVRPESRQTVELLKQRRIRVVMLSGDNSTTARAIAAELGISEVIAEVRPADKAATIKSLQSTGQIVAMVGDGVNDAPALATADIGIAIGSGSDVAKEAGDLLLLGNDLRDVVTAIGLSKATMRKIRQNLFWAFAYNSLGIPIAAMGWLNPMIAGAAMALSSLSVIVNSSLLRNYRKASA, encoded by the coding sequence ATGGCCAAGGATCCCATCTGCGGCATGGTCGTGCCCACAGCCACTGCCCTGTCCGCCACACGAGCAGGACGCACCTACTACTTCTGCAGCGAGGGCTGCCAGCAGACTTTCCTAGCCCCTCAACAGCAGCTGCGGCGTATGCGCCGCCGTATTGGGATTGCGCTGAGTGGAGTGCTGGCTTTAGCGATTCTGCGCGCGAGTGCGTTCCTCGCCCTGGCCGCCGGGGTGAGCATCATCAACATGACTCCGGTAGCCCAGCTTCCCTGGCTCACATGGGGGGTATGGCTATTCCTGCTGGCTACGCCCGTACAGGTGTTCGGGGGGTGGAGTTTTTATGTGGGGGCATGGTCGGCCCTAAGGCGTCGGGCCCTGAATATGGACGTCCTGATCGCGCTAGGCACCTCTGTGGCTTACGCCTACAGCGTGGTCGTGGTCTTTGCTCCGCAGTGGCTTCCGGTCGGCATAGACGAGGGGAGTGTTTACTTCGAGGTGTCGGCCGTCGTCATCACCTTTGTGCTGCTCGGTCAATATATGGAGGAGATCATTAAGCAGCGCTCCTCCGCAGCCGTGCGGCGACTGCTGGATCTCCAGCCGGCCAATGCAACCGTCATTCGATCAGGCCAAGAAATGACGGTGCCGGCCGAGACGGTGCGGCTCGGTGATCTGGTGCTGGTGCGGCCCGGAGAAAAGGTACCGACCGACGGAGTTGTCGTTGGTGGGACCTCGTCCGTGGATGAGGCGCTTGTTACCGGCGAATCGCTCCCCGTGAGCAAGCAGACCGGCTCAGAACTCATCGGTGGCACGCTCAACGGCCCTGGCCTACTGCGCTTTGAGGCCACTCGAGTGGGGGCAGACACAGCCCTGGCACAGATCATCCGCATCGTGGAGGAGGCCCAGGTCAGCTCCGCGCCAGTACAAGTGCTGGCCGATCGGGTCGCGGCCTGGTTCGTACCAGCAGTGGTGACCTTGGCGTTCGGGGCCTTTGCCCTCTGGACCCTGGCCGGCAGTTTCAGTAGTGGCCTGCTGGCCTTCATTGCCGTGCTGGTGATTTCCTGCCCCTGTGCACTGGGTATCGCCACGCCCGCAGCCTTGATGGTGGGAGTAGGGAAGGGTGCTGAGCTAGGCATCCTGATCCGTAGCGGTGAAGTCCTGGAGCGTGTAGAGCAGCTCACCACCGTGGTGTTCGACAAAACCGGCACCCTGACCCAAGGAAAGCCCTCTCTCACGCAGGTTGTCCCGCTGGGGGAGCGAACAAGGCAGGTGATCCTGCAGCTGGCGGCCGCGCTAGAGCACGGCTCTGAGCATCCCCTTGCGTCGGCCCTGCTGGAAGCCGCTGCCGCCGAGGGGCTACCGCTTCTGCCAACTGTCGATTTTGAGGCTCAGGTCGGGGAGGGAGTGCAGGCCGTAGTGAGCGGACGAAACCTCTGGCTAGGGAATCGCACCCTGGCCGAGCGGTTTATCGATGAGCTCAGTGAAGGGGTAGAGCATCAATTGCAGCAGCTCGAGGCTGCAGGGAATACGGTGATGGTGCTTGGACACGGTCCGGAGGTGCTGGGGCTGCTCGCAGTAGCCGACACGGTTCGTCCGGAATCACGCCAGACGGTCGAGCTCCTCAAACAGCGGCGGATTCGTGTTGTGATGCTGAGCGGCGACAACAGCACGACCGCCAGGGCCATTGCTGCAGAGCTAGGGATCAGCGAGGTGATCGCTGAGGTGCGCCCAGCAGACAAGGCCGCCACGATCAAAAGCCTGCAGAGCACGGGCCAAATCGTGGCGATGGTCGGTGATGGTGTGAACGATGCCCCTGCTTTGGCCACTGCTGACATCGGCATCGCTATTGGCTCGGGATCCGATGTAGCCAAAGAAGCTGGTGATCTTCTGCTTCTCGGAAATGACCTACGCGACGTGGTGACCGCCATCGGGCTCTCAAAGGCCACGATGAGGAAGATCCGCCAGAACCTTTTCTGGGCTTTTGCTTATAACAGCCTGGGGATACCGATCGCAGCGATGGGTTGGCTCAACCCCATGATCGCTGGCGCAGCGATGGCCCTCAGTTCATTGTCGGTGATCGTCAACTCCTCGTTGCTGCGAAACTACAGAAAGGCCTCGGCTTGA
- a CDS encoding DUF2933 domain-containing protein, which produces MHQAAQIRNQPNRKRSHLVFYGFLFVSVIYLILEHTAHTLGALPYLLFLICPLMHLLMHGGNRCSHGYSDHGAESSQPNTGGQK; this is translated from the coding sequence ATGCACCAGGCAGCCCAAATCAGGAACCAACCAAACAGAAAACGATCTCACCTCGTCTTTTACGGCTTTCTATTTGTCAGCGTTATATACCTAATACTGGAGCACACAGCCCATACCCTGGGCGCACTTCCCTATTTACTTTTTCTCATTTGCCCGCTAATGCACCTATTGATGCATGGAGGGAATCGGTGCTCTCACGGATATAGCGACCATGGGGCAGAAAGCAGTCAACCGAATACAGGCGGACAGAAATGA
- a CDS encoding HdeD family acid-resistance protein, with protein sequence MAPNTLRRIAAVLLVLAGVTSIALPFISATALTLSFGVIAAVAGVTQLLRIGQAEDTKGKIFRALSGLFYVIAGIWVVAYPVESEISLTLFVGLLLIFEGVMELASAAASQAEARGLVLADGLVTALLGGLLVAEWPSDSLWAVGTLFGISLFFTGFRLLTAE encoded by the coding sequence GTGGCCCCCAACACCCTGCGTCGCATCGCCGCCGTGCTGCTTGTTCTGGCTGGGGTCACCTCGATCGCACTGCCCTTCATTTCCGCCACCGCCCTCACCTTGAGCTTTGGCGTGATTGCCGCGGTGGCTGGAGTCACCCAACTACTGCGCATCGGCCAAGCCGAGGACACCAAAGGAAAGATCTTTCGGGCGCTCTCGGGCCTCTTCTATGTCATTGCTGGCATCTGGGTGGTGGCCTACCCGGTCGAAAGTGAAATCAGCCTGACGCTCTTCGTCGGCCTGCTCCTGATCTTCGAAGGAGTGATGGAGCTGGCCTCCGCCGCCGCCAGCCAGGCAGAGGCGCGGGGCCTGGTGCTGGCCGATGGTCTCGTTACGGCACTCCTGGGTGGCCTACTGGTGGCGGAGTGGCCCAGCGACAGCCTCTGGGCCGTCGGCACCCTCTTTGGGATCTCTCTGTTCTTCACTGGGTTCAGGCTGCTGACGGCTGAGTGA
- a CDS encoding DUF305 domain-containing protein, with protein sequence MNRLLAAITATTMWAAPVMTQEHHDHMHHGHHAMPEAHSAPKPIDAPHAGHEHQHDLGPAGTTYDLRWLDAMVQHHTGALRMSEEVLNIGAPGLGALANDIWYEQAKEIKAMLQWRRAWYPDAPVYPVAWRSGANPNNQAELVRMTPAQIQGMQMTGTKPTPETRVVWFLEGMLMHHGGALQMAHDALKKSRSTTIQRLSEQIIRSQRHEINRLRQMLKHQGLSKPEYRQFDHLFSIKAKR encoded by the coding sequence GTGAACCGTCTGCTTGCTGCCATCACCGCCACAACCATGTGGGCTGCTCCGGTGATGACGCAAGAGCATCACGACCACATGCATCACGGTCATCACGCGATGCCGGAAGCACATAGTGCCCCAAAGCCAATTGATGCACCCCATGCCGGCCATGAACACCAGCACGATCTAGGACCCGCTGGCACCACGTACGACTTGCGATGGCTCGACGCAATGGTTCAGCACCACACGGGTGCCTTGCGAATGAGCGAAGAGGTTTTAAATATCGGCGCACCTGGTCTTGGCGCATTAGCCAATGACATTTGGTACGAGCAGGCCAAGGAGATCAAGGCGATGCTCCAGTGGCGCAGAGCCTGGTATCCAGACGCACCCGTCTACCCAGTTGCTTGGCGCTCTGGAGCAAACCCAAACAACCAGGCTGAGCTTGTACGCATGACACCTGCGCAAATTCAGGGGATGCAAATGACGGGAACCAAGCCGACTCCAGAAACCAGGGTCGTCTGGTTTCTGGAGGGAATGCTGATGCACCATGGCGGAGCACTGCAGATGGCTCACGATGCCTTGAAAAAGTCAAGAAGCACGACAATCCAAAGACTCTCAGAGCAAATCATCCGCAGTCAAAGGCACGAGATCAACCGCTTAAGGCAAATGCTCAAACATCAGGGGCTAAGCAAGCCTGAGTATCGGCAATTTGATCACCTTTTCTCCATCAAGGCAAAAAGATGA
- a CDS encoding isoprenylcysteine carboxylmethyltransferase family protein gives MSQPNMPAYGHWGIVAVNASVFVLFALSFFKPKTSRDWRTFGGFSAFIVALFAEMYGFPLTIYLLSGWLQRQLPSVNWFSHDAGHLLEMLFGWRHNPHFGPFHIASFTLIILGFTLIARGWEVLYKAQQKQELATTGVYARLRHPQYMGFILVMTGFLFQWPTLLTLLMYPILITMYVRLAHQEEREVTREFGIRYLRYKGEVPAWFPRKCG, from the coding sequence ATGAGTCAACCAAACATGCCCGCCTATGGTCACTGGGGAATAGTCGCAGTAAATGCGTCGGTATTCGTTTTATTTGCGCTTAGCTTTTTTAAACCCAAGACGAGTCGTGACTGGAGAACGTTTGGAGGATTTAGTGCCTTTATCGTGGCCCTATTCGCTGAGATGTATGGATTCCCCTTGACAATCTACCTTCTGTCTGGATGGCTACAAAGACAGCTCCCTTCTGTCAACTGGTTCTCGCATGACGCGGGTCATCTCCTGGAAATGCTGTTTGGCTGGAGACATAACCCTCATTTCGGTCCATTCCATATTGCCAGTTTTACTCTAATCATTCTCGGCTTCACTCTTATAGCGAGGGGCTGGGAAGTGCTTTACAAAGCGCAGCAAAAACAGGAACTAGCAACAACGGGCGTCTATGCACGATTACGACACCCTCAATACATGGGCTTTATTCTTGTAATGACAGGATTTCTTTTTCAGTGGCCAACATTGCTGACATTGTTAATGTACCCAATCTTGATCACAATGTATGTCCGCCTAGCCCACCAAGAGGAACGCGAAGTGACGCGCGAATTCGGCATACGGTACCTGCGGTATAAAGGAGAGGTGCCAGCCTGGTTTCCACGGAAGTGCGGATGA